Proteins from one Nakamurella multipartita DSM 44233 genomic window:
- a CDS encoding ATP-dependent DNA ligase encodes MAADSATVEVDGHRIALTHLRKVLYPASGTTKSEVIAYFAEVAHAMIPHLADRPVTRKRWPDGVTTAPFFHKDLPKGTPSWVPRRTIRHSDGPKDYPLVDSPATLAWLGQIAALELHVPQWTFGSAAASVAGGDGEITEAVFDAVHPNRLVFDLDPGPGVELVDCAHVARAVRERMGGAALVPVTSGSKGIHLYAWLDGSLTSDDASAYAREIAEAIEQDMPDLVVSRMAKSLRRGKVFIDWSQNNGSKTTIAPYSLRGREHPTVAAPRTWEELADPELRHLEYTEVLELLAAAPDPMQGLEDGDNDGAETRGGSRRRGRGPDTKLDTYRSMRSADKTPEPVPEPGLLPQGDDDTFVIQEHHARRLHYDFRLERDGVLVSWAVPKGVPESTGRNHLAVHTEDHPMDYADFAGEIPHGEYGGGTVSIWDRGTYATEKWREDEVIIVLHGGKARGRYALIRTGGKNWLMHRMKDQSPQPKQYDDHRPATPTAPVTARPAPARSTRPEPPKDLRPMLATAGSVEDVADERRWRFEGKWDGIRAIATVGPSGLTLRSRLGNDVTPTYPELAVLAELLDGHSAVLDGEIVALQDGRTSFHEMQKRMNVQRARDVARVMRDVPVQFWIFDVLNLDGISLLDKRYDDRRRILEALPLTGGVCLVPPQLAGPARDALRGSADRQWEGIVAKLGDSTYQPGRRSHSWLKIKNFLDLEVVVVGWSPGTGRREGTVGALLLAVPDGAGGLRYAGKVGTGFTDAILDQLMQALAPLRADRSAVADTIPRADAAGAIWVRPELVGEVKYGQWTPERRLRATSWRGLRPDKTVADLIAGSAPPPS; translated from the coding sequence ATGGCCGCAGACAGCGCGACGGTCGAGGTGGACGGTCACCGGATCGCGTTGACCCATCTGCGCAAGGTGCTCTATCCGGCCAGCGGCACCACCAAATCGGAGGTGATTGCCTACTTCGCCGAGGTCGCGCACGCGATGATCCCGCACCTGGCCGACCGTCCGGTGACCCGCAAACGGTGGCCCGACGGGGTCACCACCGCGCCGTTCTTCCACAAGGACCTGCCCAAGGGCACGCCGAGCTGGGTGCCGCGGCGGACCATCCGGCATTCCGACGGGCCCAAGGACTACCCGCTGGTCGACTCACCGGCCACGCTGGCCTGGTTGGGACAGATCGCCGCCCTGGAACTGCATGTGCCGCAATGGACCTTTGGGTCCGCGGCGGCGTCGGTGGCCGGGGGTGATGGTGAGATCACCGAGGCCGTCTTCGATGCCGTGCATCCGAACCGGTTGGTGTTCGACCTCGATCCGGGACCGGGGGTCGAGCTGGTCGACTGCGCGCACGTCGCCCGGGCCGTCCGCGAGCGGATGGGCGGCGCGGCGCTGGTCCCGGTCACCAGTGGTTCCAAGGGGATCCATCTCTACGCCTGGCTGGACGGGTCGCTGACCTCGGACGACGCTTCGGCCTACGCGCGGGAGATCGCCGAGGCGATCGAGCAGGACATGCCGGATCTGGTGGTCTCCCGGATGGCCAAGTCGCTGCGCCGCGGGAAGGTGTTCATCGACTGGTCGCAGAACAACGGCTCCAAGACCACCATCGCGCCCTACTCGTTGCGCGGGCGGGAGCACCCCACCGTGGCGGCCCCACGGACCTGGGAGGAGCTGGCCGACCCCGAACTGCGGCACCTGGAGTACACCGAGGTGCTCGAACTGCTGGCCGCCGCGCCGGATCCCATGCAGGGCCTGGAGGACGGCGACAACGACGGCGCCGAGACTCGCGGCGGCTCCCGGCGGCGGGGGCGCGGGCCGGACACCAAGCTGGACACCTACCGATCCATGCGGTCGGCCGACAAGACCCCGGAACCGGTGCCCGAGCCGGGCCTGCTGCCGCAGGGAGACGACGACACGTTCGTCATCCAGGAGCATCACGCGCGGCGACTGCACTACGACTTCCGGCTCGAACGCGACGGGGTGCTCGTCTCCTGGGCCGTGCCGAAGGGGGTGCCGGAGAGCACCGGTCGCAATCATCTGGCCGTGCACACCGAGGACCATCCGATGGACTACGCCGACTTCGCCGGCGAGATCCCGCACGGCGAGTACGGCGGCGGCACGGTCAGCATCTGGGACCGCGGCACCTATGCCACCGAGAAATGGCGTGAGGACGAGGTCATCATCGTGCTGCACGGCGGCAAGGCCCGCGGCCGCTACGCGCTGATCCGCACCGGTGGCAAGAACTGGCTGATGCACCGGATGAAGGACCAGAGCCCCCAGCCCAAGCAGTACGACGACCACCGTCCGGCCACGCCCACCGCCCCGGTCACCGCCCGGCCGGCCCCGGCCCGGTCGACCCGGCCCGAGCCGCCGAAGGATCTGCGGCCGATGCTTGCCACCGCCGGCTCGGTCGAGGACGTGGCCGACGAGCGGCGCTGGCGGTTCGAGGGCAAGTGGGACGGTATCCGGGCCATCGCCACCGTCGGGCCGTCGGGATTGACCCTGCGCAGCCGGCTCGGCAACGACGTCACCCCCACCTATCCCGAGCTGGCCGTGCTGGCCGAGCTGCTCGACGGGCACAGCGCGGTGCTCGACGGTGAGATCGTCGCCCTGCAGGACGGGCGGACCAGCTTCCACGAGATGCAGAAGCGGATGAACGTGCAACGGGCCAGGGACGTGGCCCGGGTGATGCGCGACGTGCCGGTGCAGTTCTGGATCTTCGACGTGCTCAACCTGGACGGCATCTCCCTGCTGGACAAGCGCTATGACGATCGCCGCCGGATCCTGGAGGCGCTGCCGTTGACCGGCGGGGTCTGCCTGGTGCCGCCGCAGCTGGCCGGTCCGGCGCGGGATGCGCTGCGCGGCAGCGCCGACCGGCAGTGGGAGGGCATCGTCGCCAAGCTCGGCGATTCGACCTACCAGCCCGGCCGCCGCTCCCACTCCTGGCTCAAGATCAAGAACTTCCTCGACCTGGAGGTGGTGGTCGTCGGCTGGTCACCCGGCACCGGTCGCCGGGAGGGGACCGTGGGGGCGCTGCTCCTGGCCGTCCCGGACGGCGCCGGAGGCCTGCGCTACGCCGGCAAGGTGGGCACCGGCTTCACCGATGCGATCCTGGACCAGCTGATGCAGGCGCTCGCCCCGCTGCGCGCCGACCGCTCGGCCGTCGCCGATACCATCCCGAGAGCCGATGCGGCCGGAGCGATCTGGGTCCGCCCCGAACTCGTGGGCGAGGTCAAGTACGGCCAGTGGACCCCCGAGCGCCGGTTGCGCGCCACCAGCTGGCGAGGCCTGCGGCCGGACAAGACGGTCGCCGACCTCATTGCCGGCTCCGCCCCGCCCCCTTCCTGA
- a CDS encoding DUF1272 domain-containing protein — MALELRPNCEGCDKDLPPAATDAMICSYECTWCSACVDRLRNVCPNCGGGFVPRPIRPATEWRPGLSVAQRPASTRRVHMSFSWVQAQELSAALAGIDPAAR, encoded by the coding sequence ATGGCCCTCGAACTGCGACCCAACTGCGAGGGCTGCGACAAGGATCTGCCGCCGGCCGCGACCGACGCCATGATCTGCAGCTATGAATGCACCTGGTGCTCCGCGTGCGTCGACCGGTTGCGCAATGTCTGCCCCAACTGCGGGGGCGGCTTCGTGCCCCGGCCGATCCGGCCCGCCACTGAATGGCGACCGGGCCTGTCCGTGGCCCAACGCCCGGCCTCGACCCGTCGGGTGCACATGTCCTTTAGCTGGGTGCAGGCGCAGGAGCTCTCGGCCGCGCTGGCCGGCATCGACCCGGCCGCCCGGTGA
- a CDS encoding IS3 family transposase (programmed frameshift) produces MAKPYPKEFRDDVVAVARKGQATLTQIAKDFGISEGSLANWMKQADIKDGRRPGLTDVDRAELRELKKRNRLLEQENEVLRRAAAYLSQANLPKIVFPLVREMAATGAPIRVPVAVTLRVLGLSRAGYYKWLSDPVCQRDYDDAHLIDKLYDLHGDDATLGYRFLTDELEDEHGIQVGENRVHRLCRIAGITASHHKKRSKTGSTGPAPHDDLLAVVDEHGVVRHEFLADAPNKVWLWDISEHPTREGKLYICAIKDVWSNKIVGYSIDSRMKSSLARAAMRNAIALRSPAGTVCHSDRGGQFRAKRTQRLLANNDLVGSMGRSHGAGDNASMESFFSLLQKNVLNTRRWDTRDDLRLAIVTWIETKYNRRRRQRALGKLTPVEFEMIYKAAEAA; encoded by the exons GTGGCTAAGCCCTATCCCAAGGAGTTCCGCGACGACGTCGTGGCCGTGGCCCGCAAGGGCCAGGCGACGCTGACGCAGATCGCGAAGGACTTCGGCATCTCCGAAGGCTCGCTCGCGAACTGGATGAAGCAGGCCGACATCAAGGACGGTCGCCGTCCCGGTCTCACCGACGTCGACCGTGCTGAGCTTCGCGAGTTGAAGAAGCGCAACCGCCTCCTCGAGCAGGAGAACGAGGTCCTGCGTAGGGCAGCGGCCTACCTGTCGCAGGCGAACCTGCCG AAAATAGTCTTCCCGCTCGTCCGAGAGATGGCTGCGACCGGCGCCCCGATCAGGGTGCCGGTCGCGGTGACGTTGCGGGTGCTCGGCCTTTCGCGGGCCGGGTACTACAAGTGGCTCAGCGACCCCGTATGCCAGCGGGACTACGACGACGCCCACCTCATCGACAAGCTCTACGACCTCCATGGCGACGATGCGACGTTGGGCTACAGGTTCCTCACCGACGAACTCGAAGACGAGCACGGCATCCAGGTCGGGGAGAACCGGGTGCACCGCCTGTGCCGCATCGCCGGCATCACTGCCAGCCACCACAAGAAGCGCTCCAAGACCGGCTCGACCGGCCCCGCGCCACACGACGACCTCCTCGCGGTCGTCGACGAGCACGGCGTCGTACGTCACGAGTTCCTCGCCGACGCCCCGAACAAGGTGTGGCTGTGGGACATTTCCGAGCACCCCACCCGCGAAGGCAAGCTCTACATCTGCGCGATCAAGGACGTGTGGTCGAACAAGATCGTGGGCTACTCCATCGACTCCCGGATGAAGTCGTCCCTGGCGCGGGCCGCGATGCGCAACGCGATCGCGCTCCGCAGCCCGGCCGGGACAGTCTGTCACTCCGACCGAGGCGGTCAGTTTCGTGCCAAGCGGACCCAGCGGCTGCTGGCGAACAACGACCTGGTGGGGTCGATGGGCCGCTCCCACGGCGCCGGCGACAACGCCAGCATGGAGAGCTTCTTTTCCCTGCTGCAGAAGAACGTCCTGAACACCCGCCGTTGGGACACCCGCGACGACCTCCGCCTCGCGATCGTCACCTGGATCGAAACCAAGTACAACCGACGACGCCGCCAGCGGGCCCTCGGCAAGCTCACCCCGGTCGAGTTTGAGATGATCTACAAGGCCGCAGAAGCGGCCTGA
- a CDS encoding SRPBCC family protein, with protein sequence MIDVERTFEVRQPVSVVVDYLKDFSRAEEWDPGTKSCTRTDSGPVQVGSTWHNVSVFKGKETELEYRLAEFDTGRLRFQGENKTASSTDTITVQATDTGSAITYHAQIEFHGLAKLATPFLKSEFEELGDKTVAQMTSVINGLPRA encoded by the coding sequence ATGATCGATGTCGAGCGCACATTCGAGGTGCGGCAACCTGTTTCGGTGGTCGTCGACTACCTCAAGGACTTCAGTCGCGCCGAGGAATGGGATCCGGGCACCAAGAGCTGCACCCGGACCGACAGTGGGCCGGTCCAGGTCGGATCGACCTGGCACAACGTGTCGGTGTTCAAGGGCAAGGAGACTGAACTCGAGTATCGGCTCGCTGAGTTCGACACCGGCCGGCTCCGGTTCCAGGGTGAGAACAAGACCGCTAGCTCGACCGACACCATCACCGTGCAGGCCACCGACACGGGAAGCGCCATCACCTATCACGCGCAGATCGAGTTCCACGGGCTGGCCAAACTGGCGACGCCGTTCCTCAAATCCGAGTTCGAGGAACTGGGCGACAAGACGGTCGCTCAGATGACGAGCGTCATCAACGGGTTGCCCAGAGCCTGA
- a CDS encoding fumarylacetoacetate hydrolase family protein, translating into MAAVIGCSTSSDLAAGRAQRLQPGDVVEVEVDRLGVLRTVIVGPQERKAGS; encoded by the coding sequence ATGGCCGCTGTCATCGGTTGCTCAACCTCCAGCGATCTCGCCGCGGGCCGGGCGCAGAGGCTGCAGCCCGGCGACGTCGTCGAGGTCGAGGTCGACCGGCTCGGCGTGCTGCGTACCGTCATCGTCGGACCGCAGGAGCGCAAGGCCGGCTCCTGA
- a CDS encoding FAD-dependent monooxygenase yields the protein MRVLISGAGIAGPSLAWWLQRYGFACTVVERSPTLRTEGQNVDIRGAAREVVRRMGLDDEVAARSTGEQGTRFIDGAGHSVAEFPVTHSDTEGATAEREILRGQLASLLYEQTRGAADYRFGHRIAEVRDGEREVTVSFDQGGSESFDLVVLAEGVNSRSRDSIVNTAITERSLGLTIAYYSVERSAADDDWWRWYNALGGRTISLRPDNLGRIRVSLSFLSDARVDSDPDLGSPKDELTERFRDAGGPAGRVLAGLADADDLYVERLRQIRADRWSNGRTVLLGDAAWCATPVSGMGTSLAVVGAYVLAGELAAHVHHQDGLAAYERVMRPYVDQAQDLPPGTPRLAHPRSRPGLAAFRTALRLAGSPAFAPVRRRMFAPPADRLQLPDFRHLETTRSS from the coding sequence ATGCGAGTTCTCATCTCCGGCGCCGGCATCGCCGGCCCGAGCCTGGCCTGGTGGCTGCAGCGATACGGATTCGCGTGCACCGTCGTCGAGCGGTCCCCCACCCTGCGCACCGAGGGTCAGAACGTCGATATTCGCGGCGCAGCCCGCGAGGTGGTTCGGCGGATGGGTCTGGACGACGAGGTGGCCGCGCGAAGCACCGGCGAGCAGGGCACCCGCTTCATCGACGGCGCCGGCCACTCGGTGGCCGAGTTCCCGGTGACGCATTCGGACACCGAGGGCGCCACCGCCGAGCGGGAGATCCTGCGCGGGCAACTGGCGTCTCTGCTGTACGAGCAGACCCGGGGCGCCGCGGACTACCGGTTCGGCCATCGCATCGCCGAGGTACGCGACGGCGAGCGGGAGGTGACCGTCTCCTTCGATCAGGGCGGGTCGGAGTCGTTCGACCTCGTCGTGCTCGCCGAGGGCGTCAATTCCAGGAGCCGGGACTCCATCGTCAATACGGCCATCACCGAACGATCGCTGGGCCTGACCATCGCCTACTACTCGGTCGAGCGCAGCGCCGCCGACGACGACTGGTGGCGCTGGTACAACGCGCTCGGTGGCCGCACGATCAGCCTGCGGCCGGACAACCTCGGGCGCATCCGGGTGTCCCTGTCGTTCCTGTCCGACGCCCGGGTCGACTCCGATCCGGACCTAGGGTCGCCGAAAGATGAACTGACCGAACGCTTCCGGGACGCCGGCGGGCCCGCCGGACGGGTCCTGGCCGGACTGGCCGACGCCGACGATCTGTACGTGGAGCGGCTGCGCCAGATCCGGGCCGACCGCTGGTCGAACGGACGGACCGTGCTGCTCGGCGACGCCGCCTGGTGCGCCACCCCGGTGAGCGGCATGGGGACCAGCCTGGCCGTCGTCGGCGCCTACGTGCTGGCCGGCGAGTTGGCCGCGCACGTGCATCATCAGGACGGTCTGGCCGCGTACGAACGGGTGATGCGCCCGTACGTCGACCAGGCCCAGGATCTGCCGCCGGGCACCCCACGACTGGCGCACCCCCGTTCGCGGCCCGGCCTGGCCGCCTTCCGCACGGCGCTGCGTCTGGCCGGCTCGCCCGCGTTCGCGCCGGTGCGCCGGCGGATGTTCGCCCCACCCGCGGATCGCTTGCAACTGCCCGACTTTCGGCACCTGGAGACGACGCGCTCGTCCTGA
- a CDS encoding VOC family protein: MAIKLENVAIAVRDLEATIAFFTDLGLTVLGRDTVSGEWTDTAVGLDGNHAKIAMLQTPDGNGRLELFEYIHPDAIETEPTQPNEIGMHRVAFSVDDIDEALAIAARHGCHPLRGVATYEDIYKLTYVRGPSGIIVMFAQELTRG; this comes from the coding sequence ATGGCTATCAAACTGGAGAACGTTGCCATCGCGGTGCGCGACCTCGAGGCGACGATCGCCTTCTTCACCGACCTCGGCCTGACCGTGTTGGGGCGGGACACGGTCAGCGGGGAATGGACCGATACTGCGGTCGGCCTCGACGGTAACCACGCCAAGATCGCGATGCTGCAAACACCAGACGGGAATGGCCGTCTCGAGCTGTTCGAGTACATCCACCCCGACGCGATCGAAACCGAACCCACCCAACCCAACGAGATCGGCATGCACCGGGTCGCCTTCTCCGTGGACGACATCGACGAGGCGTTGGCGATCGCCGCGCGGCACGGCTGCCATCCGCTGCGCGGTGTGGCGACCTATGAGGACATCTACAAGCTGACTTATGTCCGCGGGCCCAGTGGCATCATCGTGATGTTCGCCCAGGAGCTGACGAGGGGCTGA
- a CDS encoding cobyric acid synthase has translation MLARDLQARGLLIAGTSSDAGKSLVTAGICRFLARQGLRVAPFKAQNMSNNSMVCADGSEIGRAQYLQAQAAGAVPESAMNPVLLKPGSDRRSFVVVRGRPAGTLESGEFASGRRHLAQAAFAAYRELAGRYDVIVCEGAGSPTEINLRAGDYVNMGLAQEFSLPVVVVGDIDRGGVFASLYGTVALLDAADQALIRGLIINKFRGDVDLLRPGLDRIAQLTGVPVLGVLPWLTEVWLDGEDTLQVGRWGAPIGGPEPRLRVAALRFPRLSNVTDLDALACEPGVEVTMTADPGTIRAADLVVLPGSRATVADLTWLHASGLADAVRQAAGRGTPVLGICGGFQMLARTIDDPVESGAGPVSGLGLLPVDVAFAPDKRLGTPAGDWQGHQVRGYEIHHGVATVAPGGGDESFLGGVRVGSVWGTMWHGAFENDDFRRAWLRTATEGRFHADAAAPGFGARREAMLDRLADAVAEHLDTDALLALTR, from the coding sequence GTGCTGGCTCGTGACCTTCAAGCCCGCGGCTTGCTCATCGCCGGTACCTCCTCGGACGCCGGAAAGTCGCTGGTGACGGCCGGCATCTGCCGGTTCCTGGCCCGGCAGGGGCTGCGGGTTGCGCCCTTCAAGGCGCAGAACATGTCGAACAACTCGATGGTCTGCGCGGACGGCAGCGAGATCGGCCGGGCGCAGTACCTGCAGGCCCAGGCGGCCGGCGCGGTGCCCGAGTCGGCGATGAACCCCGTGCTGCTCAAGCCCGGCTCGGACCGGCGTTCTTTCGTCGTGGTCCGGGGTCGCCCGGCCGGCACGCTGGAATCCGGTGAGTTCGCTTCCGGCCGCAGACATCTCGCCCAGGCAGCGTTCGCCGCCTACCGCGAGCTGGCCGGGCGTTACGACGTCATCGTCTGCGAGGGCGCGGGGTCGCCCACCGAGATCAATCTGCGCGCCGGCGACTACGTGAACATGGGCCTGGCTCAGGAGTTTTCCCTGCCCGTGGTGGTGGTCGGGGACATCGACCGGGGCGGCGTCTTCGCCAGCCTCTACGGCACCGTCGCCCTGCTCGACGCGGCCGACCAGGCGCTCATCCGGGGGTTGATCATCAACAAATTCCGCGGGGACGTCGACCTGCTGCGGCCGGGCCTGGACCGGATCGCCCAGCTGACCGGGGTGCCCGTGCTCGGCGTGCTGCCCTGGCTGACCGAGGTGTGGCTGGACGGTGAGGACACGCTGCAGGTCGGCCGGTGGGGTGCCCCGATCGGTGGGCCCGAGCCGCGGCTGCGGGTCGCCGCCCTCCGCTTCCCCCGGCTGTCCAACGTCACCGACCTCGACGCGCTCGCCTGCGAGCCCGGGGTCGAGGTGACGATGACCGCCGATCCCGGCACGATCCGGGCCGCCGATCTGGTGGTCCTGCCCGGGTCCCGCGCCACCGTGGCGGACCTGACCTGGTTGCACGCCAGCGGACTGGCCGACGCGGTCCGGCAGGCGGCCGGGCGGGGCACGCCCGTGTTGGGCATCTGCGGCGGCTTCCAGATGCTCGCCCGGACCATCGACGACCCGGTCGAGTCCGGCGCCGGGCCGGTGTCCGGGCTGGGGTTGCTGCCGGTCGACGTCGCGTTCGCCCCGGACAAGAGGCTGGGCACCCCGGCCGGCGACTGGCAGGGGCACCAGGTCCGCGGGTACGAGATCCACCACGGGGTGGCCACTGTCGCGCCGGGCGGCGGGGACGAGTCTTTCCTGGGCGGGGTTCGGGTCGGCTCGGTCTGGGGCACGATGTGGCACGGTGCGTTCGAGAACGACGACTTCCGTCGAGCCTGGCTGCGGACGGCCACCGAGGGACGATTCCACGCGGACGCCGCAGCTCCCGGCTTCGGGGCCCGGCGCGAGGCCATGCTGGACCGGCTGGCCGATGCGGTGGCCGAGCACCTGGACACCGACGCGCTGTTGGCGTTGACGCGCTGA
- a CDS encoding DUF305 domain-containing protein — translation MTKRVLGAAFALALTLGLAACGSSSTGTATRSTAPSTTSETAATAAGNGSAAVESTEHNAVDVMFATMMIPHHEGAIEMSELALAQASTQPVKDLATQIKAAQGPEIEQMQGWLVAWDATMPMMSTGADADSGMGGHDMGSMGGPQETAASPSVDDFGMGQMMQMSDADMDALRAATGVEFDKLFLQQMIAHHQGAIEMAEVEIARGQNPATLALAESIKSGQTTEIAQMQQMLAAL, via the coding sequence ATGACCAAACGCGTTCTGGGCGCGGCGTTCGCGCTGGCCCTCACTCTCGGCCTGGCCGCCTGCGGGAGCAGTTCGACCGGCACCGCCACCAGAAGCACCGCCCCCAGCACCACATCCGAGACCGCCGCCACGGCCGCCGGCAACGGCAGCGCGGCCGTCGAATCCACCGAGCACAACGCCGTCGACGTCATGTTCGCGACGATGATGATCCCGCACCACGAGGGCGCCATCGAGATGTCCGAACTGGCGCTGGCGCAGGCGTCCACCCAACCGGTGAAGGACCTGGCCACCCAAATCAAGGCCGCCCAGGGACCGGAGATCGAGCAGATGCAGGGCTGGCTGGTCGCGTGGGATGCGACCATGCCCATGATGAGCACCGGAGCCGACGCGGACTCCGGCATGGGCGGTCACGACATGGGCTCGATGGGCGGACCGCAGGAAACCGCCGCGAGCCCCTCCGTCGACGATTTCGGCATGGGCCAGATGATGCAGATGAGCGACGCCGACATGGACGCGCTGCGCGCGGCCACCGGGGTCGAGTTCGACAAGCTCTTCCTGCAGCAGATGATCGCCCACCACCAGGGTGCGATCGAGATGGCCGAGGTGGAGATCGCCCGGGGCCAGAACCCGGCGACCCTGGCCCTGGCCGAGTCGATCAAGAGCGGGCAGACCACCGAGATCGCGCAGATGCAGCAGATGCTCGCTGCCTTGTAG
- a CDS encoding DUF6153 family protein, with the protein MTTGRQSPVRWALLLAVIAGIFAMHVLTPGDGPGHGSLPTAAGTHHGMTADPMAEPVMAPEAFVTAWVGAEPPSSEHGDMAGCILFLVVGGVLLLLAALARRNATVTAPGPVSARRALFDMRRRGPPRGRPRLALGVIRV; encoded by the coding sequence GTGACGACCGGCCGGCAGTCCCCCGTGCGCTGGGCGCTGCTGCTGGCCGTCATCGCCGGGATCTTCGCGATGCACGTGCTGACTCCCGGCGACGGGCCCGGGCACGGCAGCCTGCCGACGGCCGCCGGGACCCACCACGGCATGACGGCCGACCCGATGGCCGAGCCGGTGATGGCTCCCGAGGCGTTCGTGACGGCCTGGGTGGGTGCGGAACCGCCAAGCTCCGAGCACGGCGACATGGCCGGCTGCATCCTGTTCCTGGTCGTCGGTGGCGTGCTGCTCCTGCTGGCCGCGCTGGCCCGGCGCAACGCGACCGTCACCGCCCCCGGACCGGTCTCGGCCCGGCGGGCGCTGTTCGACATGCGGCGGCGAGGCCCGCCCCGCGGACGCCCTCGCCTCGCCCTCGGTGTGATTCGGGTATAG
- a CDS encoding Vgb family protein: protein MDGSSNSDRAAGPQLRIGSFADPAGELASLTGIIQGPDGCMWFASPGTDRVGRLDPTTGVIRTFLDPAGELRGPANLFPGADGRIWFTCPGADRIGRIDPSAADPQATLTAVSAPGIANPVAIKSAADGRIWVSLRAASALASIDPFADDPGGSVRVITHPSLDLPAAIFPAADGRLWFTTTGRPGIGSLDPLDPDPGRSIRMFAPPGEPALRAWAMDEAGRLWLTTRNPGGIARFDPADPSGTWRHFTGPAFDAPDGNTLGPDGAIWLVDTGRNALLRVDPESGTVEDHHSPSIAAPFDLKPGPGASLWFTNRGAPTLGRLEFVAGP, encoded by the coding sequence GTGGACGGCAGCTCGAACAGTGACCGGGCGGCCGGCCCGCAGCTCAGGATCGGTTCGTTCGCCGATCCGGCCGGGGAGCTGGCCTCCCTGACCGGGATCATCCAGGGCCCGGACGGCTGCATGTGGTTCGCCTCGCCCGGCACGGACCGGGTGGGCCGGCTCGACCCGACGACCGGCGTGATCCGGACCTTCCTCGACCCGGCCGGCGAACTGCGCGGCCCGGCCAACCTCTTCCCCGGGGCCGACGGCCGGATCTGGTTCACCTGTCCCGGCGCCGACCGGATCGGCCGCATCGACCCGTCGGCCGCCGATCCGCAGGCCACGCTCACCGCGGTGAGCGCGCCCGGGATCGCCAATCCGGTCGCGATCAAGTCGGCCGCCGACGGCCGGATCTGGGTCAGCCTCCGCGCCGCCAGTGCCCTGGCCTCGATCGACCCCTTCGCCGACGACCCCGGCGGGTCGGTGCGGGTGATCACCCATCCATCGCTCGACCTGCCCGCCGCCATCTTCCCGGCGGCGGACGGCCGGCTGTGGTTCACCACCACCGGCCGGCCCGGGATCGGCTCGCTCGATCCCCTGGACCCCGACCCGGGCCGTTCGATCCGGATGTTCGCTCCGCCGGGCGAGCCGGCCCTGCGCGCCTGGGCGATGGATGAGGCGGGCCGGCTGTGGCTGACCACCCGCAACCCGGGTGGCATCGCCCGGTTCGATCCGGCGGACCCGTCGGGCACCTGGCGACATTTCACCGGGCCGGCGTTCGACGCCCCCGACGGCAACACCCTGGGCCCGGACGGCGCCATCTGGCTGGTGGACACGGGCCGGAACGCCCTGCTCCGGGTGGACCCCGAGTCCGGAACCGTCGAAGATCACCATTCGCCGAGCATCGCCGCCCCGTTCGACCTCAAACCGGGTCCGGGCGCCTCGCTCTGGTTCACCAACCGGGGTGCGCCCACCCTCGGGCGACTGGAGTTCGTCGCCGGACCGTGA